The following coding sequences lie in one Populus nigra chromosome 15, ddPopNigr1.1, whole genome shotgun sequence genomic window:
- the LOC133674261 gene encoding axial regulator YABBY 5-like isoform X2 — protein sequence MQKNPIVSVPCSNLFDIVTVRCGHCTNLWSVNMAAAFQSLSWQDHVQASNHISHDYRIEMGSSSKFNNKISTRTPATNIVTQERVVNRPPEKRQRVPSAYNQFIKEEIQRIKANNPEISHREAFSTAAKNWAHFPHIQFGLMLETNNQAKLDDGSDKHLMSRSALLNN from the exons ATGCAGAAGAACCCTATT GTCAGTGTTCCATGCAGCAACTTGTTTGACATTGTCACCGTCCGATGTGGGCACTGCACCAATCTATGGTCTGTGAACATGGCAGCTGCCTTTCAGTCCCTGTCATGGCAAGATCATGTTCAG GCATCAAACCACATATCACATGATTACAGAATTGAGATGGGTTCCTCCTCAAAATTCAACAACAAGATCTCAACGAGAACCCCAGCTACCAACATTGTCACTCAAGAAAGGGTTGTTAATCGCC CTCCCGAGAAGAGGCAGCGAGTACCTTCTGCATATAATCAGTTCATAAA AGAGGAGATTCAGAGGATCAAGGCCAATAATCCTGAGATCAGTCACAGAGAAGCTTTCAGTACTGCTGCCAAGAAT TGGGCACATTTCCCTCATATTCAATTTGGATTGATGTTGGAGACCAACAACCAAGCTAAGCTGGATGAT GGAAGTGATAAACATCTAATGTCAAGGTCAGCACTACTGAACAACTGA
- the LOC133673820 gene encoding uncharacterized protein LOC133673820, protein MLLRSSSTPFLNSWIPPHSKEPSPEPESVHQIQKTRPISLTASSSSPFSSQDHDSIKRMTRAFSEADLRDHSVPKRKPSNGILNGIPVDEEMEKKVSFWEGGLFFEGCEAGEKGEGDNGVLEVLVTGGGSDGGGRKFCGGRGRSDFGDDGGSGSRESNEGIETTDAYYQTMIEANPGNPLFLRNYARFLKEVRLDFVKAEEYCGRAILANPNDADVLSMYADLIWQSHKDASRAESYFDRAVKAAPDDCYVMASYARFLWDAEEEEGEEGEREQKENMSKMSPPTFFHGSKPPLPPLAASS, encoded by the exons ATGCTTCTTAGAAGCTCATCAACGCCATTTCTGAATTCATGGATTCCTCCACACTCGAAAGAACCATCTCCAGAACCCGAATCTGTGCACCAAATTCAAAAAACCCGGCCCATTTCGCTGACAGCATCATCTTCTAGTCCATTTTCTTCACAAGATCATGATTCTATTAAAAGAATGACAAGAGCCTTTTCCGAGGCAGATTTAAGGGACCACTCAGTGCCAAAGAGAAAACCCAGTAACGGAATCTTGAATGGAATCCCTGTTGATGAAGAAATGGAGAAAAAGGTATCATTTTGGGAGGGTGGGTTGTTTTTTGAAGGGTGTGAGGCTGGAGAGAAGGGGGAGGGTGATAATGGGGTGCTAGAGGTTTTGGTGACCGGTGGTGGTAGTGATGGTGGTGGACGGAAGTTTTGTGGTGGTCGTGGTAGGTCGGATTTTGGTGATGATGGAGGATCAGGGTCTCGGGAGTCCAATGAGGGGATTGAAACTACCGATGCTTATTATCAGACGATGATTGAAGCCAATCCTGGGAATCCTCTTTTTCTCAGAAATTATGCCAGGTTCTTGAAAGAG GTTCGTTTGGATTTTGTAAAAGCTGAAGAGTACTGTGGGAGAGCAATTCTAGCCAACCCTAATGATGCAGATGTTCTTTCAATGTATGCTGATTTGATATGGCAGAGTCATAAGGATGCTTCTCGTGCTGAATCTTATTTCGATCGAGCTGTTAAAGCTGCTCCCGATGATTG TTATGTGATGGCATCTTATGCTCGGTTTCTTTGGGATGCTGAAGAGGAGGAGGGGGAGGAGGGGGAGCGGGAACAGAAAGAAAATATGAGCAAAATGTCACCGCCAACTTTTTTCCATGGATCCAAGCCTCCTCTCCCTCCTTTAGCCGCCTCATCTTGA
- the LOC133673819 gene encoding equilibrative nucleotide transporter 8-like — MTARMQKMEGEKGAADHPETRDTYKIAYIIHFLLGAGNLLPWNAFITAIDYFGYLYPTKHIEKVFSVAYMSSSVLVLLIVVSWGGWTKHLSYRLRMNMGFCIFVLSLMVAPLIDWSSSGSGPEGRSNVAYGVTVASVVVCGIADGLIGGSLIGAAGKLPKQYMQAVFAGTASSGVLISILRIITKASLPQNPQRLRTSAHFYFIVSAIILLCCALSSNLLYKLPVMEQHYKLAPDDSLFPKPKFRAVARKIRWPAFGVLMIYIVTLSIFPGFIAEDLSSKLLKDWYPVLLITIYNVADFTGKSLTAIYVLKSIKKATWGCILRLVFYPLFAACLNGPKWLKTEVPVAILTFMLGVTNGYLTSVLMILAPMAVSVSEAELSAIAMVVFLGIGLVGGSVIGWFWII, encoded by the exons ATGACTGCAAGAATGCAAAAAATGGAAGGTGAGAAAGGAGCTGCAGATCATCCTGAGACAAGGGACACCTACAAAATTGCTTATATAATCCATTTTCTGCTTGGTGCTGGTAATTTGCTTCCATGGAACGCTTTTATCACAGCTATTGATTACTTTGGCTATCTCTATCCAACCAAGCACATTGAGAAGGTCTTTTCTGTAGCTTACATGAGCTCTTCTGTTCTGGTTCTACTAATAGTCGTGAGTTGGGGTGGCTGGACCAAGCATCTAAGTTATAGATTAAGAATGAACATGGGATTTTGCATTTTTGTACTCTCTCTAATGGTGGCTCCACTAATAGACTGGTCTTCGAGTGGCAGTGGGCCAGAAGGGAGATCAAATGTAGCCTATGGTGTGACAGTTGCATCAGTCGTGGTTTGTGGTATAGCTGATGGATTGATAGGAGGAAGTTTGATAGGAGCAGCTGGAAAGCTCCCAAAACAGTACATGCAGGCTGTTTTTGCAGGAACTGCCTCTTCAG GTGTTCTCATTTCCATCTTGAGGATCATTACAAAGGCATCACTCCCTCAGAACCCTCAACGTCTCCGAACAAGTGCTCACTTCTACTTTATAGTTAGCGCCATCATTCTGCTGTGTTGCGCTCTCTCTTCCAATTTGTTATACAAACTACCAGTTATGGAACAGCATTACAAACTTGCTCCTGATGATTCACTGTTTCCAAAACCAAAATTTCGGGCTGTAGCAAGAAAAATCCGATGGCCAGCTTTTGGTGTTCTCATGATTTATATCGTGACTTTGTCGATATTTCCTGGTTTCATAGCAGAAGATCTCTCATCCAAGTTACTAAAAGATTGGTATCCCGTTTTACTGATAACAATATACAATGTTGCAGACTTCACAGGGAAATCTTTAACCGCAATATATGTTCTGAAGAGCATTAAGAAGGCAACATGGGGTTGCATTCTCAGGCTTGTGTTCTATCCTCTCTTTGCAGCTTGTCTCAATGGACCCAAGTGGCTGAAAACTGAAGTACCCGTGGCAATTCTAACTTTCATGCTTGGAGTGACTAATGGCTATCTGACAAGTGTTCTCATGATCCTTGCCCCCATGGCAGTATCAGTTTCAGAAGCAGAGTTATCTGCAATTGCAATGGTTGTGTTCCTAGGAATAGGGTTGGTTGGTGGATCAGTTATTGGCTGGTTTTGGATCATTTGA
- the LOC133674465 gene encoding nuclear pore complex protein NUP1-like, with the protein MGSTNDGETMSLGRKSIVEVRGAGGKLRKPPSRRPLATPYARPQDNQAQRRRWLSKLVDPAYKLISGGANLIFPSFFSKSESVDDDANREEDDVKSHEEVEEQNASGDDANLTVNQAAPRSTDVAGTSRAAEISKSGSDFEGHEHQKLGISGHNGLSEIEQVVKDQKFSRDEINRLMEILHSRAANLPNVEQEKEHSSMTARDVGRPAAAIECSRKSTEEKREDINTTIWGTSKIQEKRYSSVIPGVVGGLAIPFESSTKSTEEKHEDLNTAIWGNSTPLVKSTLPDDVGASPIDIARAYMENRASEVGFGSKSLVSKDRGALVIGNLLGSKPLLPSPSPKPSTCWPGAMVQDQRGFMTPQSQRGRFGLHNFPRTPYSRTFYSKSKSQLQGDHDRPLNMTSSPFQQPQTPVYGQVNSRGNSVDDVHDSVGPIRRTRIRHKAVAETPSRGSASYHSTLNSPQVENFNAFEGLFSGVKKSTEKGGTSSPSKFLVADSEPQSSKVSVPSVPPHSRQMAQKILEHLERNLPTPKEKSAELRLATSWKKSLSSNNNDSLANGPDSLRKPDQADKTNSAQATEDRGNLLFKFAPREVTVQADTAAKNNTSASDMKAVPNAASSEFPSFQKKPPTHSSGNKPVLPSITVGKPDQRWALSSDKTTSGFTFPVSASSGVNSEPPTPTIMPSTSATVPSPPKDASSIPSYSFGSKKSDPALVFSFPSTSNASIPDNASSDLKFKFGSEKTTRLSFSSIGKDAICY; encoded by the exons ATGGGAAGCACAAACGACGGCGAAACGATGTCGTTGGGACGAAAATCGATAGTGGAAGTTCGAGGAGCCGGGGGTAAATTGAGGAAACCGCCGTCGCGAAGGCCACTGGCAACACCGTATGCTCGGCCGCAGGATAACCAAGCGCAACGGCGTCGGTGGTTGTCGAAGCTGGTGGATCCGGCTTACAAGTTGATTTCTGGCGGTGCGAACTTGATTTTCCCCTCTTTCTTCTCCAAATCGGAGTCTGTGGATGACGATGCTAATCGGGAAGAAGATGACG tgAAATCACATGAGGAGGTGGAGGAGCAGAATGCTAGTGGTGATGATGCCAATCTCACTGTTAAT CAAGCAGCACCCAGATCAACTGATGTAGCTGGTACTAGCAGAGCTGCAGAAATATCCAAGAGTGGTTCTGACTTTGAGGGCCATGAACATCAAAAACTTGGCATTTCTGGTCATAATGGGCTTTCTGAAATTGAACAAGTAGTGAAGGACCAAAAGTTTTCTAG GGATGAAATTAATCGTTTGATGGAGATACTTCATTCAAGAGCTGCTAATCTTCCGAATGTTGAGCAAGAAAAGGAACACTCAAGCATGACTGCTAGAGATGTTGGAAGGCCTGCTGCTGCCATTGAATGTTCAAGAAAGTCAACTGAAGAAAAGCGAGAGGATATTAACACAACTATTTGGGGAACttcaaaaattcaagaaaagagaTACTCAAGCGTGATTCCTGGAGTTGTTGGAGGCCTTGCAATCCCCTTTGAAAGTTCAACAAAGTCAACCGAAGAAAAGCATGAAGATTTGAATACAGCTATTTGGGGAAACTCAACCCCTCTTGTCAAGTCAACT CTACCAGATGATGTTGGAGCCTCACCAATTGATATTGCAAGGGCTTATATGGAAAACCGAGCATCAGAAGTAGGCTTTGGCTCTAAGAGTTTAGTTTCAAAAGATCGAGGGGCATTAGTGATTGGCAACCTGCTTGGATCAAAGCCACTTTTGCCATCTCCTTCACCTAAGCCCTCCACATGCTGGCCAGGTGCCATGGTACAGGATCAGCGTGGTTTTATGACTCCACAAAGTCAAAGAGGGAGATTCGGGCTTCACAATTTTCCCCGAACTCCTTATTCTAGAACTTTTTATTCAAAGTCTAAGTCCCAG TTACAAGGTGATCATGATAGGCCTTTGAATATGACGTCATCTCCCTTTCAGCAGCCTCAAACTCCTGTATATGGACAG GTGAATTCAAGGGGCAATTCAGTGGATGATGTACATGATTCTGTTGGACCCATTCGTAGGACTAGGATACGGCATAAAGCTGTTGCAGAAACTCCTTCTAGAGGGTCTGCTAGTTATCATTCAACTTTAAACAGTCCTCAGGTGGAAAACTTCAATGCCTTTGAAGGATTATTTTCAGGTGTAAAGAAGAGTACAGAAAAAGGAGGAACAAGTAGCCCCTCAAAATTTCTGGTAGCAGATAGTGAGCCACAAAGCTCCAAAGTCAGTGTTCCATCCGTTCCTCCACATTCCAGGCAGATGGCTCAGAAAATATTAGAACACTTGGAGAGAAATTTGCCAACTCCTAAAGAGAAATCTGCTGAGTTGAGGCTAGCCACCTCCTGGAAGAAATCCCTCTCCTCAAACAACAATGATAGCTTGGCCAATGGCCCCGACTCTTTGAGAAAACCAGATCAAGCTGACAAAACAAATTCAGCTCAGGCGACTGAAGATAGAGGGAATCTTCTTTTTAAGTTTGCTCCTCGGGAAGTTACTGTTCAAGCTGACACTGCTGCAAAAAATAATACTTCAGCTTCAGACATGAAGGCTGTGCCAAATGCCGCTTCCTCGGAGTTTCCAAGTTTTCAGAAGAAGCCTCCCACTCACTCTTCAGGGAATAAACCAGTTTTGCCTTCTATTACCGTTGGCAAGCCTGATCAAAGATGGGCATTATCTTCTGATAAGACAACTTCCGGATTTACTTTCCCTGTCTCTGCATCTTCGGGTGTAAACTCTGAGCCTCCAACACCAACCATCATGCCATCAACCTCAGCCACCGTTCCGTCTCCACCTAAAGACGCATCCTCAATTCCTTCATATAGTTTTGGCTCTAAGAAGTCTGATCCTgcccttgttttttctttcccttcaaCAAGCAACGCCTCAATACCAGACAATGCATCTTCCGATCTGAAGTTCAAGTTTGGATCAGAGAAGACAACTAGGTTATCTTTCAGTTCTATAGGCAAAGATGCCATCTGCtattaa
- the LOC133674261 gene encoding axial regulator YABBY 5-like isoform X1, with protein MSSCVDVVPHEQLCYIHCNFCNIVLAVSVPCSNLFDIVTVRCGHCTNLWSVNMAAAFQSLSWQDHVQASNHISHDYRIEMGSSSKFNNKISTRTPATNIVTQERVVNRPPEKRQRVPSAYNQFIKEEIQRIKANNPEISHREAFSTAAKNWAHFPHIQFGLMLETNNQAKLDDGSDKHLMSRSALLNN; from the exons ATGTCAAGCTGCGTCGATGTGGTGCCTCATGAGCAGCTCTGCTACATCCATTGCAACTTTTGCAATATAGTTCTTGCG GTCAGTGTTCCATGCAGCAACTTGTTTGACATTGTCACCGTCCGATGTGGGCACTGCACCAATCTATGGTCTGTGAACATGGCAGCTGCCTTTCAGTCCCTGTCATGGCAAGATCATGTTCAG GCATCAAACCACATATCACATGATTACAGAATTGAGATGGGTTCCTCCTCAAAATTCAACAACAAGATCTCAACGAGAACCCCAGCTACCAACATTGTCACTCAAGAAAGGGTTGTTAATCGCC CTCCCGAGAAGAGGCAGCGAGTACCTTCTGCATATAATCAGTTCATAAA AGAGGAGATTCAGAGGATCAAGGCCAATAATCCTGAGATCAGTCACAGAGAAGCTTTCAGTACTGCTGCCAAGAAT TGGGCACATTTCCCTCATATTCAATTTGGATTGATGTTGGAGACCAACAACCAAGCTAAGCTGGATGAT GGAAGTGATAAACATCTAATGTCAAGGTCAGCACTACTGAACAACTGA